The window TGCGCACCAGGCCTAACCCAGttgcctccccccccccaggcTGGGCCATCTCCACCGGCGCCAAGCGTCCCGAGATGACGTCCGTCGATGCCCTCAGAGGCCGAAAGATTGGCGTCTCCCGCATCGGTTCCGGAAGCTACGTCATGGGATTTGTCCTCGCCGACCAGCAGGGCTGGCTCACCAATGCCGCCCAGCCCCCGTACGCGGACACGGTGGTGCTGAACAATTTTGAGAGCCTGCGAAACGCCGTcaacgccggcgacgccgacttcTTCATGTGGGAGCACTTCACCTCCAAGAAACActacgacgccggcgagatcCGCCGCCTAGGCGAGATCTACACCCCGTGGAGCAGCTGGAAGATTGTCGCCTCAACCGACTTGGCGCCGAGGGAtggggccgtcgacgcgcgCATCGAGACCTTGTTCGAGAAGCTCGATCAGGGCGTGGCGCACTTCAACAagaacgaggaggaggctgtGGAGTACATCTCCACCTGCCTGGGGTACACGGAGCCCGACGCGAGAGAGTGGTTGAAGACGGTCAAGTTTCCTTCCAAGACCAAGGGCGTTCAGCCCGGAGTTGTCACCAATTGCGTCGCCATTTTACGAAAAGCCGGCGTTTTGGTTCAAGGCAAGGGCATGGAGCCCGAGGCAATGGTGGTGAAGCTGTGATAACGCACATCCCGGATCGCTTTTGACCAGGTATGCATGCGTTTAGTATGCATGCATTTCCTCTATTTCGAAAAAAAAGGAGCGTCGTGGCACGTCTCAGGCGGCATCGAAAATGAAACTCCCACGAGAGCAGAGCAGGGGGTAATGCGTGAGAGACATCTCTGTCGCCGAATCTTGCATCTTGGATCTGTCTGTTTAGTGTCCTCAACCACATGTCCCGAGTATGCGTCGCACCGAGGCCGCAGCGATCAATCGGCCAAACCATCCCAATCACAGCCTCGGCTACGTACCGTGGCACCTACAAGTAGACCCGAATCGCTTGCAAGAATATTTTGGCAAATTGCCGGTGGGAACGAGGTGGCAGTTTTGCATGCATCACGAGATTCACGAGGTAATTACGAAATTACAACGAAAGTTAAAAAGTCAGGGCTACAGATGGCCCTGGCTGCtaccgtacctgtacagtacagtactgtacagtacttacacttatcTGCTAGGTACTGATATACTGtaatagtactccgtactccatactttaatactccgtaggtgtatCCGTGCTAGGCTAGTGCATTATTAGGTTAATTATAGCCTGGATTCCTTTCCATTGTGCACctgcgtgcatgtaccagTACCTGTAAAGTGTACCATGATTACCTGCGagactccgtacagtacccGCGTTGGGATCTGGACTGGCCACGAAAACGATGTCTCGATTGATACTAGTGCGAGTCTTGACCGACCCTCCCACGTTGCTCCGCATGCGACTCCGCATGGCGACGAATTAATTCGCCAGACCCCCATCCTGTCTCGGTTCGACTCATCATTCGTCTCATCCTCGACATGCCATTCTAGCCCGTACCACCACGCCGTCACTCGTTTGACCCGTACCGCGATTATACCGTACGGCCATCATCTAGGCTGGAGGCGTCCCGAATGCCCAACGCTCACGCTCCTTGCACACCGGGACACCTCCCGCCATGGCGTCGCCCGGGTTGAGGCGCCTCAGCGAGGCCACCGCCTCCGAGATGAGCAACGCACCTACGGCGGAGAGGCGACGGCTGTccgccgatgcggccgaACTTGCTGTGTCGATAGGCTCCCTCCTTCCGCCGCGGTCAATGGCCGAGAAGCGTGGCTTTCGAGAcagcatcggcctcggcggcgtcggccggaGGACGCTGGGCATCTGTCTCCTGCTCGTGACGGTATTCTTGTGGACACTGTCCAACTTTCTGGCGAGCGTATGCGTCACCAACCCACCCTCTCTCCATGGATCCATCGATGGACGATGGAACGCGGCGCTGACCTGACATCGTCGGCAGTTCATCTTTTCCGACCACACCTACAACAAGCCATTCTTTCTCGTCTACGTCAACACGTCCGTCTTTGCGTTGTCCTTGATACCCATGTTTGTCAAGTACCTGCTCAGCAATGGAGTTCGGGGACTGCGCAGCGACCTGATGCATATTTGGCGCACCCAGAGGCCCGGGGGCTCGCACACGAAGCTGCCCgcggatgacggcgacgacgacgacacgacGGGAGAGCGCTTGCTGGTGGAGGAAGATGGAGGCCTCGAGTCGTCGGTGGATGGACGCGAGGAAAAACTCAGCTTCCGCGAGACGGCCGTTTTGAGTCTCGAGTTCTGCATGCTGTGGTTCATCGCCAACTACTTTGCCTCGGCCTGCCTCGAGTACACGAGCGTCGCGAGCGTGACGATCCTGACGTCGACAAGCAGCGTCTGGACCCTCATCTTCTGCGCCCTTTTTCGCGTCGAGCCCTTTTCCCTGCGaaagctcgtcggcgtcatggcgtcgctcgtcggcatcgtcctcaTCTCCACCGTCGACCTGTCcggcgagagcgacgagAACAGGGGCTCCTTTCCGCACAAGACGCCGGGCCAGATTGCCATCGGTGACTCCATGGCTTTCTTCAGCGCCGTCGTCTACGGTCTGTACGTGACGGTGATGAAGAGGAGGGTGGGGAACGAGGACAAGGTGGACATGCGCCTGTTCTTCGGCCTCGTTGGCGTCTTCAACCTCGTCTTCCTGTGGCCCCTTTTCATCATCCTACACTGGACAAAGATCGAGCCGGTAGGTCACCCCACGAGGCGTGCCAGCTTCCTTGGTGCTGACGGGGCTGCCATTCTCCAGTTCGAAATGCCGCCAACAGGCAAGGTGTGGATGGTCATCATTGTACGTTTACCTTTGCTGCTGCCAGGGCTCCCTTTTCGGCCGAGCCTTGGCGTCACCGACCCGAGGAGGAACCGACCGACTGACCTGCCTTGTAGATTAATTCTTTGGCTTCGTTCATCAGCGACATGTCATGGGCATTTGCCATGCTGTTGACAACCCCGCTGGTGGTGACGGTCGGATTGTCCCTGACGATACCCCTGTCGCTGGTGGGTGAGATGATCCAGTACGGGCAGTACTCGAGCTTTGTGTACTGGATCGGTGCCGCCGTGGTGTTTGTGTCCTTTGTTTTCATCAACAAGGAGAGCCACGAGGAAGGGGATGGCAAGGCGGGGGGTGGAGAGCAGGATGACTCCTCCGATTCGGCCATGCCGGCATAGGGGACACACGTCCGTATTTGGCGAGATGCATCATCATTTGGCATGTTTGGAAGCACTTACTTGCGCGCACGCGGGGTCGTTTTGCGGGGGACGAACGCGTCGATGCCCGACCCAGACAGGATACAACTCGAGGACGCCCGCGCGAGGCATCAACAGCATGAACGAGGCTTCGTCGACAAGCCTCATCATAACGGCGATTCCGAAAGTTGCTACGTGATGGCTCGGACGAGAGGACAACATTTTTTTCTTCATACGCGTGTGCGTATGTGTCACGTTGGGACCGCCATGCTCTCCAAGCCGAAAACGACGCCATGCATGCATCGGCGCTgccgtcaccatcaccatctcATGGTCCGATTGCGGTCTTGCCGCTCGCTGACCGACGTCGGGCGTGCAATTTTGGACGTCGACCAACCCGAATGCCGAGGAACGGCTGTGAAATTTTTTCAGGCGAGGTGGCGCGTCGGAAACATTGGCTGCGATGCCGGGGTGCTGTGCAACGCCATGTGTGGAACGGCGCGACCGAAGACGGTCCAGTGACCAGCGTGTCGGGTGTCGGGAGGCAGCACACCCTGCCGTGGCGGTTTGAAGGCACGATTAACAggttgcccccccccccccccccccgtgcGAGAGCTTGGCGGAAAGGAATCTCGTCATCTCCGTCCGGTTGCACGACGCGGGCGGATGCCTTTGAATCCCAAGAATCTGTCAACAGCCTGTGAGATTCGCCTGCCGATTTGTCAATGGCAACGCCACCTCGCACATGCATGGGCAAACCGGCGTTCGAAGACGACATCGCAGAGGTGCATCCGAATACGAGTTCGTAGAGCGTTGATGCGAATAGGCGCGTAGCACGGAGTGGTATGGCCTGTGAATACTTATGTTGGGCCAAAAcatggagtacttgcttagaTTAGACACAGACAGCacctgtagttgtactgtacggagtacacggaTAATAATGAATACAATGATGGCAACGGCAGACCGCCGCGTCGTAGGTGTAAAATGTTAGTCACacgcaggtactgtactaacATGGTACGAaatacgtacggagtactgtagtgaGAGCTACAatattacaactacatgtactccgtactgtacaagtaattagtAGGGAAACCCCACCCCGCCCGTCCTTTCCTCATCGGCAGACCTCGCTGGGATGGAAAGAGCGGCAACAAGGAAAGAACAAGCAAAGCTTCGCCCGATATCGTCTTGCCCCTGGGCCAGTGGAAGCTGAAGCTGCTTATTGTCCCCCCACTTTGCTGGCCCCCACTACTACTCCGAGTCTTCCTTTCCACTTCCCAGCTTTGCTGGGTTTTGCCACCATCCCGGTCACACACGATCCAGCCGTCAGAACGGGTCACCAACACCATTACAGGCGACGCAGCTTGGGTATCCTGACGGGCTGTGGATGCCTTCCGACGCCTCGCAGCTAGCCGCCGCGTAATCACAATCACCAGAGACGGCTCACTCGCCTGGTTGCGCGTGGTGGTAATCCAACCCCGTCTCCCGATATCGAACCCTCCTTGGTCCAATCCCTGGTCGTCGTGTCTGCCTGTGCCTCCTACCATCAGCTGCTCCCTGTGCGCAATGGACGGGCGGGGACAGGACTGGCAACGCGCGCGAGGAGTCCTTTCCGAGGAATCAGTTTCCATGCCAGTCAAGTCGAAGGCTTGACCGCTCGGTGCGAAGTCAGCTCGGCTGCAAGTACCACCGTTGCATTGCGTCAGCCAACATGGCCGCCGGACGACGTGCCTCTGTCTAGCTGGAGTAGAGAGAGCAGGCGAATCCATCGTCCATGCCTGTAGTGCCCTTTCCAGTGCCCTTGAGCCGGCTTCCTGGGAATTTGTGGCACCTTTTGCATGGCCATAACAcctccctctccccttcCCAAGCGATAATAAGTTCGCCCAGGCAATGGGCGACGCTGCCTGCTCGTCTCACTCACACATCAAGTATACCAGTTTTACCCATCTCAGGTATCATATCCCGCCTCAGTCATCGTCTCCTACGTCGGATATCGTCTTTCCACGCTGGATATCGTCTTCCACGCCGGGTATCATCTTCCACCACGGATAGTGTCCTTTACCTCAATTTCGTCTCCTACCCCGGACATCGTCTCCTACCCCGAACATCGTCTCCTACCCCGGACATCGTCTCCTACTTCGGGCATCGTCTCTTACCTCGGACGTTTATTACTACCTGTGATATCGTCGTCACCTTGTTCAAGCAGTCTCATTACCTCGGATATCGCTTCCTGCCATTGACTCCTCGGGCTCTCTGGTATCCAATAGCCCAACCACCTACATCCCGCAACCTCCAATATTCTACATCACTTCTTCGTTCCTAGCCCCCTTCCCTGAACCATTGCCGGAGCCGCGGCGACACCTCCCGATTCACATCTCTCGAATCTCACCTCCTCGCCAACGGACGACCCGTCGCCGATGAGACCATTCCCTGCCATCCACGACATGGAGTCCGTCCACATAGATTCGTTTCGCGAAGACCAGCCGCTCATCGCCTCCATTGCCATAGCTACCCGggccgtgcatgcacgggtTAACAGGCTAATCATCGCACGCCTGCCTCTGGCCCTACCTCCCCATGCGGGAGACCCGGCTCTTTACCTCTCCGGCATTCTTCACATTGCACCCATCTACACGACCTTCGAGGCTCAATGGCAAAGTATCAACACAACGGCACCCCAAGCCGCCTTTTTTGAGGCTCGCCCCGACGGCTTCCATTCGCAGGTACCGGACGAGCCCAAGTCGTCGGAGATGAACAAGTTGTATCGATCCTCGTCAAATTGTGAACGTGTGCAAAACTTGCTCAAGAAAATGTACCTGCCGGGTTTGATGCGTTCTGAACGACTCCGAACCGACATTCGAGCCATGACGGGCTGGTCCGACCGtgccatcgacgagcagctACAGGCCATCAGCCGGACGGGCCATCTTGCCGAGTTTGTCG of the Drechmeria coniospora strain ARSEF 6962 chromosome 01, whole genome shotgun sequence genome contains:
- a CDS encoding periplasmic binding protein-like II, with the protein product MTPSALRIGFVPEHFSTPLYFAQKHHGLDATLIPFPSGTGHMVTALRAGEIDAGIGLTEGWIAGLGKEGIEGDGGYRLVGTYVDTPLFASPPPGWAISTGAKRPEMTSVDALRGRKIGVSRIGSGSYVMGFVLADQQGWLTNAAQPPYADTVVLNNFESLRNAVNAGDADFFMWEHFTSKKHYDAGEIRRLGEIYTPWSSWKIVASTDLAPRDGAVDARIETLFEKLDQGVAHFNKNEEEAVEYISTCLGYTEPDAREWLKTVKFPSKTKGVQPGVVTNCVAILRKAGVLVQGKGMEPEAMVVKL
- a CDS encoding vacuolar membrane protein, coding for MASPGLRRLSEATASEMSNAPTAERRRLSADAAELAVSIGSLLPPRSMAEKRGFRDSIGLGGVGRRTLGICLLLVTVFLWTLSNFLASFIFSDHTYNKPFFLVYVNTSVFALSLIPMFVKYLLSNGVRGLRSDLMHIWRTQRPGGSHTKLPADDGDDDDTTGERLLVEEDGGLESSVDGREEKLSFRETAVLSLEFCMLWFIANYFASACLEYTSVASVTILTSTSSVWTLIFCALFRVEPFSLRKLVGVMASLVGIVLISTVDLSGESDENRGSFPHKTPGQIAIGDSMAFFSAVVYGLYVTVMKRRVGNEDKVDMRLFFGLVGVFNLVFLWPLFIILHWTKIEPVGHPTRRASFLGADGAAILQFEMPPTGKVWMVIIINSLASFISDMSWAFAMLLTTPLVVTVGLSLTIPLSLVGEMIQYGQYSSFVYWIGAAVVFVSFVFINKESHEEGDGKAGGGEQDDSSDSAMPA